The following is a genomic window from Spirochaetota bacterium.
AAATACAAAAAAGATGATTATATTTCAACCCTATTTTACTTTCTTTTATTTTTTCTATTTCTTCTCTTTATCCCTTTTTTAATTATATTTATAAAAATTAATTTAGAGAAACTTAGCTTTTACTATTTTAAACAAATTTTATCCAATCTATTTAAATTAAATATAGGAAATTATAAGTTAGGTATAATCTTTTGTTTAATCTCAATACCTTTAATTATAATCATTCAACTTAAACAGGATCCAGAAATTATTAGTTTTTACCCTTTTGCAAAATCTACATTAAAAAACAAAAAAAAATTTTTAATCATTGAATCATTTTATTTTATCTTTTATTACATTACTTGGGAAGCTTTTTTTAGAGGATTTCTTCAAAATTTTATTTTTTTTATTTTAAATCAAGATTTGATATTAAAAGAGTTACTACAAAATAAAATGCCTTACTCCAACTATTTATTTTTTATTCTAATAATATCAATATCAATACAAACAATTATTTCAACACTATTTCATATAGGCCATCCAAAGACTGAAATCTTAGCTTCATTATTTGGAGGTTTTTTATTTGGAACAATTACAGTTATTACAAATTCTGTTTTATATAATATTTTTATTCATGCTTTTTTAGGAATCACTACAGATTTTTTTATATTAATAAGAAAAAATAAAAGTAATCTTTAATTAGAAAAAATATAAAAGATTATTTATTCAAAAAGAAATTAAATATTAATAATTAATTTTAATGTAAATAAAAATATAAATAAAGATAAGGAAAAAAATATGAATATTCTTGTTACTGGAGCAACTGGATTTTTAGGACAAACTCTATTATCATACATTTTTAATGATAACTACTTCAAGGATTCAAATATTTATTCTTTTGTTATCCCAGGTGATAAATTTGAAAATGATATTAAAAAATATGAAAATTTAAAAATTGTATATGGGGATATCAGAAATTATGAAGACACTTTAAAAGCAACCAGAAACATTGATATAGTAATAAACTGCGCTGGGCTTATATCTTATTGGAAAAAAGATTTGCCAAAATTACTAGATATTAATTATAAAGGGGTTTCTAATATTGTCAATTCTTGTATAATAAATAATATAAAAAAATTAATTCATATATCATCTGTTGGAGCTATAGGTTTCTTTAAAGATGGAACTCTTGCAGATGAAAATACACCATATAATTACCCAAAAAATCTTTACTATATGTATAGTAAGTATTTGGGGCAAAAAGTTATTGAAGATAATATTAAGAGTAATAAAATAAATGCTATAATTCTTTGTCCAGCTTCTATTATGGGACCTGGAGATCCTGATATTAATACTCCTCATAATCAGATATATAAGAGGGTTTATGAAGGTAAATTTTTTGGATGCTTTTCTGGCGGGCTTGCAGTTGTAGATGTTAGAGATATTGTTAAAATAATAATAAAGATCATAAAAAATAATTACAAAAATGATAAATATCTCATAGTTGGAAAAAATCTTCGATATAAAGAAGTAATTAAAACAATCGAAAAATATTCTGGTAAAAAAACATATCCTTTTTCAATTACACCATTTATATTAACATTTGCTGGATCAATCCTAGAAACTATATCTTTAATAACTAATAAAAAACCATTACTTACAAAAGCTTATGGAAGGCTGAGTGGCTGGAAAGCTTATTATTCAAATAAAAAAAGCATTGAAACTTTTAACCATTCATATATTGATTTTGATAAAACTATAGAAGATTCCTGTAAATATTTTGAAGAAAAATTTCTTAAAAATAACTTTTAAAAAGATCTATTAAAAAGTGTTTTTAGAAAGAGAATAATTACAAATAATTTTATTTAGTTATTATTATTATATTTTTATTTTTATACTATATATTTATAAAGATATTTGAAATCTTTTATCTTAACAATATTATATTTTTTAATTAGTTCTTCTTCTAACAAATAATCTTTTTTAGAATCAAATCTTTTCTTATTTTTCTCTATTTCAGGGTAACCTCTTTCAACAAATATAATATTCATTCCACAATTTATCCCAAGATATACATCAGATATTCTATCTCCAATAATATAACTTTTGCTTAAATCTATATTATAAAGAGCTTCTGCTCTTTTAATATTTAATACTTCTGGTTTTCTACAATTGCAATTCTCTTCTGGCATGTGAGGACAATAAAAATAATTAATAAAAACTATTCCATTTAAAAGAAAATAATTTATAAATTTTTTCATGTTTTGATCAAATATATCTTTTGAAAAAAATCCTCTATTTATACCTGATTGATTTGTTATTATAAAAAGTAAATATTCTCTTTCTTTTAAAAAAAATAATCCTTCCAAAACATCATCAAAAATTAAAGATTCATTAAAATTTGGATCATATCCATTATCTTTAATTAAAGTATTTTCCTTATCAAAAAAAATAGCTTTATTCTTCATAATAATAATATCCTTCAAAAAGAATATGTGAATTAACTTTTTGATAAATCAAATCATTATAATTATAATTTCTTA
Proteins encoded in this region:
- a CDS encoding NAD-dependent epimerase/dehydratase family protein, whose translation is MNILVTGATGFLGQTLLSYIFNDNYFKDSNIYSFVIPGDKFENDIKKYENLKIVYGDIRNYEDTLKATRNIDIVINCAGLISYWKKDLPKLLDINYKGVSNIVNSCIINNIKKLIHISSVGAIGFFKDGTLADENTPYNYPKNLYYMYSKYLGQKVIEDNIKSNKINAIILCPASIMGPGDPDINTPHNQIYKRVYEGKFFGCFSGGLAVVDVRDIVKIIIKIIKNNYKNDKYLIVGKNLRYKEVIKTIEKYSGKKTYPFSITPFILTFAGSILETISLITNKKPLLTKAYGRLSGWKAYYSNKKSIETFNHSYIDFDKTIEDSCKYFEEKFLKNNF
- a CDS encoding HAD-IIIA family hydrolase: MKNKAIFFDKENTLIKDNGYDPNFNESLIFDDVLEGLFFLKEREYLLFIITNQSGINRGFFSKDIFDQNMKKFINYFLLNGIVFINYFYCPHMPEENCNCRKPEVLNIKRAEALYNIDLSKSYIIGDRISDVYLGINCGMNIIFVERGYPEIEKNKKRFDSKKDYLLEEELIKKYNIVKIKDFKYLYKYIV